The DNA region ATTTTACCTGGCATAAACACACACTCCTTTAATTATTTTTCTTTATTTTTTCTATAATTAATTTATTCCCTTGTATTCCTACTATTTTTATTCTATCTCCTAGTTCTATTTCTTCACCTTTGTTTTCAACAGTCCAATATATACCGTCTACTTTTAAATTTCCTTTCTCTTTTATATTCTGATCACTAACTATTTCTCTACCAATGTATCCTTCTTCCATGGTTTTTGTCTTAGGTACAGTTCTCTTCATATTCTTTTTAACAATCGGATAGCCCGTAGCCATAAACAGAACACTAACTATGATAAACACTATAATTTGTGTACTAAAAGATAACCCTAGTGTTAAACATATTATTGCTGCTATAGCTCCCGCTGTAAACCATACAAATAAAAATGCGCTGGTGACTATATCTATAAGCAGTGCCCCTATTCCAACTATGAGCCATACAATTAATGGAAACCAGTCCATAAAATCTCCCCCTTTCTATGCATTTAAAATTATCTTTAATTTATGGTTATATTTAAAATATAATATAACTTCCATTAGTATAAAACCTAGTAATTTTATTTATATATTCTATATTATTAATTTATATCCTTTATTATATTATGCTATATAAAATTTTATGATATTTAATTAGGAATATTCCTTGAAATTTCTAAGCTTGTTTATATTATATAGTATAACTAAAAATATTAAAAGTTTATTTACATTCTAAAAAACGTTATTAATTACTATTTAAAGTGTTCTAAATAATCCTCAGTTCTTTTTTCTTATGTTTTCTCCTTTTTCCATTAAAATAGAAAGACTGTAATGTACCTCATTTATTTAATTACATGTTATAATAAAAAAAAGAATCCATAGAATACTTGTTAATGAATAATATTACTATCTATTTATAGAATTGGAGTGAGTTCAAT from Haloimpatiens massiliensis includes:
- a CDS encoding NfeD family protein → MDWFPLIVWLIVGIGALLIDIVTSAFLFVWFTAGAIAAIICLTLGLSFSTQIIVFIIVSVLFMATGYPIVKKNMKRTVPKTKTMEEGYIGREIVSDQNIKEKGNLKVDGIYWTVENKGEEIELGDRIKIVGIQGNKLIIEKIKKNN